A region of Coraliomargarita sinensis DNA encodes the following proteins:
- the mntA gene encoding type VII toxin-antitoxin system MntA family adenylyltransferase antitoxin — MLDPILLDRCVERFSRESGLVAVWIFGSAVSDRLREDSDVDFALYNKPGAELDLSAFGELVCDLEDILGRKADLGWLSSRNLVYAVQAFQTGQLIYTTDESAAMAFASRLQSLYLDLKQDRKVVEEAYCA, encoded by the coding sequence ATGTTGGACCCGATCCTGTTAGATAGATGCGTTGAGCGGTTTTCCCGTGAGTCCGGCCTTGTCGCGGTTTGGATCTTCGGTTCCGCCGTAAGTGATCGCCTGCGGGAGGACAGCGATGTTGATTTTGCCCTCTACAACAAGCCTGGTGCGGAATTGGACCTCTCCGCGTTTGGAGAGTTGGTTTGCGACTTAGAGGATATTTTGGGACGGAAGGCGGACCTCGGCTGGCTCAGTTCCCGTAATCTGGTTTACGCCGTGCAGGCCTTCCAGACAGGTCAACTCATCTACACCACGGACGAGTCGGCCGCCATGGCATTTGCGAGCCGTTTGCAATCGCTTTATTTGGATTTGAAACAGGATCGAAAAGTCGTCGAGGAGGCCTACTGTGCCTGA
- a CDS encoding O-antigen ligase family protein, translating into MNRKPNIPRREKLVALVGALTLAYTAWGYGGVIAWSLHLMLAGGLLTLALALVPLPGVRGAGSGFSRTTFPISRFASLFFAAAFLLYLAIAALNPAWQIASDARGWWLESVPPALASWLPTSVAAPYEPMNAWRIFNMHLAAFSLAFGLDYGLASRRSAQFVLWFFLFNLSGMAAVAIAQQYTGSDAVLWTLKSENPNFWGSFFYRNQGAAYLNWGIVLAGVLYFHHARRAREAFRSGGPHFMSFCLIGLIAVSVGLALSRGGILFAGILVGLFLILVLADYLYHTLGQLSRHTVWLTATLTLTLTLLLSVGLYQANRAIDWQAMETRFGDIEATIEEADRDARVLSSKLTWRMAQDQLWTGWGAGSFRYAFPIYQQEVPELFYARKHHKRGWEGRRFYRYAHNDVLQFLTEYGVIGSGLLLLAIVSFLLPAWKAMLQYPLLTLFFLAGCLAAAGHAFLDFIFHSPSYWVALVAGIALVSRLLQLEARRSWG; encoded by the coding sequence GTGAACCGTAAACCGAACATTCCCCGACGGGAAAAACTCGTCGCTCTTGTTGGGGCGCTGACGCTGGCCTACACCGCCTGGGGCTACGGTGGGGTCATTGCCTGGTCGCTTCATCTCATGCTGGCCGGCGGCTTGTTGACTTTGGCGCTCGCGCTTGTTCCGCTGCCCGGGGTCCGTGGGGCCGGGTCAGGATTCTCTCGAACCACGTTTCCCATATCCCGCTTCGCCAGCCTTTTCTTTGCCGCCGCCTTCCTACTTTACCTCGCGATTGCCGCGCTGAATCCGGCTTGGCAGATCGCATCCGATGCGCGGGGCTGGTGGCTGGAGTCGGTGCCCCCCGCGCTGGCAAGCTGGCTCCCAACCTCGGTGGCCGCCCCTTACGAGCCGATGAACGCCTGGCGCATCTTCAACATGCACCTTGCGGCTTTCAGTCTCGCGTTCGGGCTCGACTACGGTCTCGCGTCCCGGCGCAGTGCGCAGTTTGTGCTCTGGTTCTTCCTGTTCAACCTTTCCGGCATGGCCGCCGTGGCCATCGCCCAACAATACACCGGTTCCGATGCCGTACTCTGGACGCTGAAGTCCGAGAATCCGAACTTCTGGGGCAGCTTCTTCTATCGCAACCAGGGGGCCGCCTACCTCAACTGGGGCATCGTGCTGGCCGGGGTGCTTTACTTCCATCACGCCCGCCGCGCCCGCGAGGCCTTTCGCAGCGGGGGGCCGCACTTCATGAGCTTTTGCCTGATCGGTCTGATCGCCGTGTCGGTGGGCCTGGCGCTCTCCCGCGGGGGCATCCTCTTCGCCGGCATACTGGTCGGCCTGTTCCTCATCCTGGTATTGGCCGATTATCTGTACCATACCCTGGGCCAATTGTCCCGTCATACCGTGTGGCTCACCGCGACACTCACGCTCACCCTCACTCTTTTACTTTCTGTTGGGCTATATCAGGCCAACAGAGCTATCGACTGGCAGGCGATGGAGACCCGCTTTGGTGATATCGAGGCGACGATTGAGGAGGCCGACCGCGACGCCCGCGTGCTCAGCTCAAAGCTCACCTGGCGGATGGCCCAGGATCAACTCTGGACCGGATGGGGGGCCGGGAGTTTCCGCTACGCTTTCCCCATCTACCAACAGGAGGTGCCCGAGCTTTTTTATGCGCGCAAGCACCACAAGCGCGGCTGGGAGGGGCGCAGGTTCTACCGCTACGCCCACAACGATGTGCTTCAGTTCCTTACCGAGTACGGTGTCATCGGTTCAGGCCTGCTGTTGCTGGCCATCGTCAGCTTCCTCCTCCCCGCCTGGAAAGCCATGCTCCAGTACCCGCTGCTGACCCTCTTCTTTCTGGCCGGCTGTCTCGCCGCCGCAGGGCACGCCTTTCTCGATTTTATCTTCCACAGCCCGTCCTACTGGGTCGCCCTCGTCGCAGGTATCGCCCTGGTCAGCCGTTTGCTGCAACTGGAAGCGAGGCGCTCTTGGGGGTAG